The following proteins come from a genomic window of Pseudomonas sp. WJP1:
- the mupP gene encoding N-acetylmuramic acid 6-phosphate phosphatase MupP encodes MRIRAVLFDMDGTLLDTAPDFIAICQAMRADRGLPPINDKHIRDEISGGAKAMVAVTFSMDPESPGFEALRLEFLERYLVGCAVHSKLFDGMGELLVDIEKANMVWGVVTNKPLRFAEPIMQQLGLAERSALLICPDHVKNSKPDPEPLILACKMLDLDPASVLFVGDDLRDIESGRDAGTRTAAVTFGYIHPDDNPRHWGADVVVDHPLELRKVLDSALCGC; translated from the coding sequence ATGCGTATCAGAGCAGTTCTTTTCGACATGGACGGCACCCTGCTCGACACCGCGCCGGACTTCATTGCGATTTGCCAGGCGATGCGTGCCGACCGCGGTTTGCCGCCGATCAACGACAAGCACATCCGCGACGAAATCTCCGGTGGCGCCAAGGCGATGGTCGCCGTGACCTTTTCCATGGACCCGGAGTCCCCAGGCTTCGAGGCGTTGCGTCTGGAGTTCCTCGAGCGCTACCTGGTGGGCTGCGCGGTTCACAGCAAGCTGTTCGACGGCATGGGTGAACTGCTGGTCGACATCGAGAAGGCCAACATGGTCTGGGGCGTGGTCACCAACAAGCCGCTGCGCTTCGCCGAGCCGATCATGCAGCAACTGGGGCTGGCCGAGCGCTCGGCCCTGCTGATCTGCCCGGACCACGTGAAGAACAGCAAACCGGACCCGGAGCCTTTGATCCTCGCCTGCAAGATGCTCGACCTCGACCCGGCCAGCGTGCTGTTCGTGGGCGACGACCTGCGCGATATCGAATCGGGGCGCGATGCCGGCACCCGGACGGCCGCCGTGACGTTCGGCTACATCCACCCGGACGATAATCCGCGGCATTGGGGGGCGGATGTGGTGGTCGATCATCCGCTGGAGTTGCGCAAGGTGCTTGATAGCGCGCTCTGTGGCTGCTGA
- a CDS encoding TRZ/ATZ family hydrolase, whose protein sequence is MPNTAVALDLLLLPTWLVPVEPAGVVLKDHGLGIRDGRIAFIGPRRDALQLNATEVRELPDILLSPGLINAHGHAAMTLFRGLADDLPLMTWLENHIWPAEAKWVDEEFVRDGTDLAIAEQLKGGITCFSDMYFFPKVASECVHNSGIRAQIAIPILDFPIPGASTADDAIRQGVELFGDLKHHERIKITFGPHAPYTVGDENLEKIRVIAEELDASIHMHVHETAFEVQQALEQRGERPLARLARLGLLGPRFQAVHMTQISEEDLALLVESNTHVIHCPESNLKLASGFCPVERLWQAGVNVALGTDGAASNNDLDLLGETRTAALLAKAVAGSATALDAHSALRMATLNGARALGIETEVGSLELGKAADIVAFDLSGLAQQPVYDPVSQLIYASGRDCVKHLWVAGKQLLDDRRLTRLDEQQLVTTAKAWGQRISGRKES, encoded by the coding sequence ATGCCGAACACTGCCGTTGCGCTCGATCTGTTGTTGCTGCCGACCTGGCTGGTACCCGTCGAACCCGCTGGTGTCGTGCTCAAGGATCATGGCCTGGGCATCCGTGACGGGCGCATCGCTTTCATCGGTCCACGTCGCGACGCCCTGCAGCTTAACGCAACCGAAGTGCGCGAACTGCCGGACATCCTGCTCAGCCCCGGCCTGATCAATGCCCACGGGCATGCGGCAATGACCCTGTTCCGCGGCCTGGCCGATGATCTGCCGCTGATGACCTGGCTGGAAAACCACATCTGGCCGGCCGAAGCCAAGTGGGTCGACGAGGAATTCGTGCGCGACGGCACGGACCTGGCCATCGCCGAACAGCTCAAGGGCGGCATCACCTGTTTCTCTGACATGTATTTCTTCCCGAAGGTTGCCAGCGAGTGCGTGCACAACAGCGGTATTCGCGCACAGATCGCGATTCCGATCCTGGATTTCCCGATCCCGGGCGCCAGCACGGCGGACGACGCGATTCGCCAGGGTGTCGAGTTGTTTGGCGACCTCAAGCATCACGAACGCATCAAAATCACCTTCGGCCCCCATGCACCCTACACCGTGGGCGATGAAAACCTGGAAAAAATCCGGGTGATCGCCGAAGAACTGGACGCGTCGATCCACATGCACGTGCATGAAACCGCCTTCGAAGTGCAGCAAGCGCTCGAACAGCGGGGTGAACGACCGCTGGCCCGCCTGGCTCGCCTGGGCCTGCTGGGGCCGCGCTTCCAGGCGGTGCACATGACCCAGATCAGCGAGGAAGACCTGGCGCTGCTGGTGGAAAGCAACACCCATGTCATTCACTGCCCGGAGTCGAACCTGAAGCTGGCCAGCGGTTTCTGCCCGGTGGAGCGCTTGTGGCAGGCCGGGGTGAACGTGGCCCTCGGCACCGACGGCGCCGCCAGCAACAATGACCTCGACCTGCTGGGCGAAACCCGTACCGCGGCCCTGTTGGCCAAGGCCGTCGCGGGCTCGGCCACCGCTCTCGACGCCCACAGCGCCTTGCGCATGGCCACCCTCAACGGTGCTCGCGCCCTGGGGATCGAAACCGAGGTGGGTTCGCTGGAACTCGGCAAGGCCGCCGACATCGTCGCATTTGACCTCTCGGGCCTGGCCCAGCAACCGGTCTACGACCCGGTTTCACAGCTTATATATGCCAGCGGTCGCGATTGCGTGAAACACCTTTGGGTCGCGGGCAAGCAACTGCTCGACGACCGCCGCCTGACGCGGCTGGATGAACAACAACTGGTGACCACCGCCAAGGCGTGGGGCCAGCGCATCAGCGGACGCAAAGAATCGTAA
- the ubiG gene encoding bifunctional 2-polyprenyl-6-hydroxyphenol methylase/3-demethylubiquinol 3-O-methyltransferase UbiG, with amino-acid sequence MSNVDYAEIAKFEALAHRWWDRESEFKPLHDINPLRVNWIDERVNLAGKKVLDVGCGGGILSEAMAQRGATVTGIDMGEAPLAVAQLHQLESGVNVEYRQITAEALAEEMPEQFDVVTCLEMLEHVPDPSSVIRACFRMVKPGGQVFFSTINRNPKAYLFAIVGAEYIMKLLPRGTHDFKKFIRPSELGAWSRMAGLTVKDIIGLTYNPLTKHYKLASDVDVNYMIQTLREE; translated from the coding sequence ATGAGCAACGTCGACTACGCCGAAATCGCCAAATTCGAAGCCCTGGCCCATCGCTGGTGGGACCGCGAGAGCGAATTCAAACCGCTGCACGACATCAATCCGCTACGCGTCAACTGGATTGACGAACGCGTCAACCTGGCTGGCAAGAAAGTCCTCGACGTCGGTTGCGGCGGCGGCATCCTCAGTGAAGCCATGGCCCAGCGCGGCGCGACCGTGACCGGCATCGACATGGGCGAAGCGCCACTGGCGGTGGCCCAACTGCATCAGCTGGAATCGGGCGTGAACGTCGAATACCGGCAGATCACCGCCGAAGCCCTGGCCGAGGAGATGCCGGAACAGTTCGACGTGGTCACCTGCCTGGAAATGCTCGAACACGTACCGGACCCATCCTCGGTGATCCGCGCGTGCTTCCGCATGGTCAAGCCGGGCGGCCAGGTGTTCTTCTCCACCATCAACCGCAACCCGAAGGCTTACCTGTTCGCCATCGTCGGCGCCGAATACATCATGAAGCTGTTGCCGCGCGGCACCCACGACTTCAAGAAGTTCATCCGCCCTTCCGAGCTCGGTGCCTGGAGCCGCATGGCCGGCCTGACCGTCAAGGACATCATCGGCCTGACCTACAACCCGCTGACCAAGCATTACAAACTGGCGTCTGACGTGGACGTCAATTACATGATCCAGACCCTGCGCGAGGAGTAA
- the mtnA gene encoding S-methyl-5-thioribose-1-phosphate isomerase gives MRDRLLAAEKVKAIDWRDGTLYLLDQRVLPFEQTWIACTSAAGVAEAIRSMVVRGAPAIGISAAYGVVLAARARFAEGGHWQAALEEDFTLLADARPTAVNLFWALGRMRERLARLKKHADPLFVLEAEALAIHESDREANLTMAQLGVDLIRKHQGNAQAILTHCNTGALATGGFGTALGVIRGAFIEGMVERVYASETRPWLQGSRLTAWELANEGIPVTLHADSAAAHIMKIKGVTWVIVGADRITANGDVANKIGTYQLAVNAMHHGVRFMVVAPSSTIDMDLASGDDIVLEERDGRELLEVGGQRLGADVDAFNPVFDVTPADLIDAIVTEKGIVERPDTAKMTQLMCRKRLH, from the coding sequence ATGCGCGATCGACTGTTGGCTGCTGAGAAGGTAAAGGCCATCGATTGGCGTGATGGCACCCTGTACCTGCTGGATCAGCGTGTTTTGCCGTTCGAGCAAACCTGGATCGCCTGCACCAGCGCGGCGGGCGTGGCCGAGGCCATTCGCTCGATGGTGGTGCGCGGCGCACCGGCCATTGGCATCAGTGCCGCCTATGGCGTTGTGCTGGCGGCGCGCGCCCGGTTCGCCGAGGGCGGCCACTGGCAGGCAGCGCTGGAGGAGGATTTCACGCTGCTCGCCGATGCTCGTCCGACCGCGGTCAATCTGTTCTGGGCGCTGGGCCGCATGCGCGAGCGCCTGGCGCGGCTGAAAAAGCACGCGGACCCCTTGTTCGTGCTGGAAGCCGAGGCCCTGGCCATTCACGAAAGCGACCGCGAAGCCAACCTGACGATGGCGCAACTGGGCGTCGACCTGATCCGCAAGCACCAGGGCAACGCCCAGGCGATCCTGACCCACTGCAACACCGGCGCGTTGGCCACTGGTGGCTTCGGCACGGCGCTGGGGGTGATACGCGGCGCCTTCATCGAGGGCATGGTCGAGCGCGTGTATGCCAGCGAAACCCGTCCCTGGCTGCAGGGCTCGCGCCTGACCGCCTGGGAGCTGGCCAACGAAGGCATTCCGGTGACCCTGCATGCCGACTCCGCCGCTGCGCACATCATGAAAATCAAGGGCGTCACCTGGGTCATCGTCGGCGCGGACCGCATCACCGCCAATGGTGACGTGGCCAACAAGATCGGCACCTATCAACTGGCGGTCAATGCCATGCATCATGGCGTGCGCTTCATGGTGGTGGCGCCGAGTTCGACCATCGACATGGACCTGGCCAGTGGCGACGACATTGTGCTCGAGGAGCGCGATGGGCGTGAGTTGCTGGAAGTGGGTGGCCAGCGGCTCGGGGCGGATGTCGATGCGTTCAATCCGGTGTTCGACGTGACCCCGGCGGACCTGATCGACGCGATCGTCACCGAAAAAGGCATCGTCGAACGGCCGGATACGGCCAAGATGACGCAGTTGATGTGCCGCAAGCGCCTGCATTGA
- a CDS encoding YciK family oxidoreductase, translating into MFDYSARPDLLKDRVILVTGAGRGIGAATAKTYAAHGATVLLLGKTEANLIQVYDEIEAAGHPQPAVIPFNLETALPHQYDELAAMIESEFGHLDGLLHNASIIGPRTPIEQLSGENFMRVMQVNVNAMFMLTSTLLPLLKLSQDASVVFTSSSVGRKGRAYWGAYGVSKFATEGLMQTLADEVDSVAPVRSNSINPGATRTSMRAQAYPGENPLNNPTPEEIMPVYLYLMGPDSSGINGQAFNAQ; encoded by the coding sequence ATGTTTGATTATTCCGCCCGCCCCGACCTGCTCAAGGACCGGGTCATCCTGGTCACCGGTGCCGGTCGTGGCATTGGCGCTGCCACCGCCAAAACCTATGCCGCCCATGGCGCCACCGTCCTGTTGCTGGGCAAGACCGAAGCCAACCTGATCCAGGTCTACGACGAGATCGAAGCCGCCGGCCATCCGCAACCGGCCGTAATCCCGTTCAACCTCGAAACCGCCCTGCCCCATCAATACGATGAGCTGGCCGCGATGATCGAAAGCGAATTCGGCCATCTGGATGGCTTGCTGCACAACGCGTCGATCATCGGTCCGCGCACCCCGATCGAGCAGCTGTCCGGCGAAAACTTCATGCGCGTCATGCAGGTCAACGTCAACGCCATGTTCATGTTGACCAGCACCCTGCTGCCACTGCTCAAGCTGTCCCAGGATGCCTCGGTGGTGTTCACCTCCAGCAGCGTAGGGCGCAAGGGTCGCGCATACTGGGGCGCTTACGGGGTTTCGAAATTCGCCACCGAAGGCCTGATGCAAACCCTGGCCGACGAAGTCGACAGCGTGGCGCCGGTCCGTTCCAACAGCATCAATCCGGGAGCCACTCGCACCAGCATGCGCGCCCAGGCGTATCCGGGTGAAAATCCGCTGAACAACCCTACACCCGAGGAGATCATGCCGGTCTACCTCTACCTGATGGGCCCGGACAGCAGCGGTATCAACGGCCAGGCATTCAACGCCCAGTGA